A DNA window from Ranitomeya imitator isolate aRanImi1 chromosome 2, aRanImi1.pri, whole genome shotgun sequence contains the following coding sequences:
- the LPAR4 gene encoding lysophosphatidic acid receptor 4, producing MGNYSNTTCSIDDSFKYNLYGVVYSVVFVLGLITNCASLCVFCFRMKMHNETAIYMTNLAVSDLLFVFTLPFKIFYNFNRHWPFGDTLCKISGTAFLTNIYGSMLFLTCISVDRFLAIVYPFRSRTIRTRRNSAIVCAGVWILVLSGGISASLFSTTNVSNTTTTCFEGFSKSIWKTYLSKITMFIEVVGFLIPLLLNLTCSSLVLRTLRKPATLCQIGTNKEKVLKMIIVHIAIFVVCFVPYNSILFLYALVRSQAIANCSIERFARTMYPITLCIATMNCCFDPFVYYFTSKSFQKSFNINPLIKMDNLFKIDSATKIALPVTQDELTEQMNINNGGDLMMESNFKDSSSI from the coding sequence ATGGGAAACTACAGCAATACGACCTGCTCCATCGATGACTCTTTCAAATACAACCTTTACGGAGTGGTTTATAGTGTTGTATTTGTCCTGGGATTGATCACAAACTGTGCTTCACTCTGCGTCTTCTGCTTTCGAATGAAGATGCACAATGAGACTGCCATTTACATGACCAACCTTGCCGTGTCTGACCTACTGTTTGTATTCACTCTTCCTTTTAAAATATTTTATAATTTCAACCGCCATTGGCCCTTTGGTGACACTTTGTGCAAAATATCAGGCACGGCATTCTTGACAAACATCTATGGTAGCATGCTTTTCCTTACTTGTATCAGTGTAGATCGATTTCTGGCAATTGTTTACCCATTCCGTTCCCGAACCATCAGAACAAGAAGAAATTCTGCCATCGTTTGTGCCGGGGTTTGGATTTTAGTCCTCAGCGGAGGCATTTCTGCATCCCTATTCTCTACCACCAATGTATCCAACACGACCACCACTTGTTTTGAAGGCTTCTCGAAAAGCATCTGGAAAACCTATTTGTCGAAAATCACCATGTTCATTGAAGTGGTTGGATTTCTTATTCCCTTGCTCCTCAATCTTACTTGCTCCTCTTTGGTTTTAAGGACTCTGAGGAAACCAGCAACCTTGTGTCAGATAGGAACCAACAAAGAAAAAGTCCTGAAGATGATCATCGTCCACATTGCCATCTTTGTTGTGTGTTTTGTGCCGTACAATTCCATCCTTTTTCTTTACGCCTTGGTACGCTCACAGGCAATAGCCAACTGCTCTATTGAGAGATTTGCACGGACCATGTACCCAATTACCTTGTGTATCGCGACAATGAATTGTTGTTTTGACCCTTTTGTATATTACTTTACTTCCAAATCTTTTCAAAAGTCCTTTAACATCAACCCTTTAATCAAGATGGATAATCTCTTCAAGATCGACTCTGCAACAAAAATTGCTCTGCCAGTAACTCAAGATGAACTAACTGAGCAAATGAACATTAACAACGGAGGGGATTTGATGATGGAGTCTAATTTTAAGGATTCAAGTTCCATATAA